The Kordia sp. SMS9 genome window below encodes:
- a CDS encoding lamin tail domain-containing protein gives MKKKIAPVFFFLMCFLSHAQILTFDFNGLAGNEASAASNFNDANLTSSTITRGSGLTASNNGNRFNATSWATSNIANAVSGNDYMEFTITPNSGFEFDVTTMVFNVQRSNTGLRGIAVRSSLDSYAANIDTEMAIADNSSTQVITFSISQTGNTAAVTYRIYGWAEATTGSGGFEGSGNDIIVNGTVSLSCTDAMDFANVQFPTTAQTITVGDNFTVFAQTFESGVTEAAGAGTGVEAWIGYNTTNNDPSVGAGWTWIAATFNVQVGNNDKFSAEIGSALPTGTYFYASRFRLNSCNFTYGGSGGVWSNDSVQLTVDPDTADFCNVDFPKTGTITQGDNFSVFAQVYEPGITDAVGQGANVEAWIGYNTTDNDPRVDAGWTWIAATYDSDSGNNDQYTAEIGSALTVGTYYYASRFRINSSDFTYGGILADNMGNFWDPVTYNSGILTINPPPTADVVITEIMYNTSGTDDEWIEICNVSGSSQDISSYIVDVGGTTEHTVDVSTILADGDCITISLGSNGDGTYNPGCNFTPDQGEDASTNSTNNLVNSSDTITLFAADGTTVADVVTYSTADGANGNDASLHVIDASLNNSSTGTNWQEVTVGGSPGTNALLSPCATTQVAFVATTSTLAEDGAFIDICVAITNPSGSVATTVEVALDGGSTATNGTDYDDGAGTPAAISFPVTLTFPAGSSANQCVTIFISNDDAVVEPSETVILNLQNVSGGTTPSIGTNSTHTLTITDNDGAGSSDIMITQYYEGSGNNKWIEVKNVSGAVIPANTYYIVVLNNADADNPAAADPSNAGSPSFNNNTIISTDLAVGEVRRYRENTAILPAYASPGETGYDGNPTFDFPSTASLFSGDDLVIITTSLDSNTWANRVDVIGDGTTWGDRRCFVRNSCVATGPSTTFDINDWVEFTDTEVENPVSGTNPYLGEHEESATTWNGSSWSNGLPDRSRIVSLSGNYNASTDGDLVACSLSADSGITVTVPSGTFIDIQNDLTVSVGGTFNVEHQGSLIMVDDAGTVSGTVNVEKTTTSFEQYDYTYWSSPVTSTTFGTALSSWRLDRAYRYIAANFEDLDADELDDNDDIWSNMLSADTMSPGVGYAVMGPTTGTFPRTETVTFSGTVNNGVITSPISLSADATDADDDWNFVGNPYPSAISADDFVALNTNITGTLYFWTHVDDASMSNPGPDVFNYSTDDYAMYNATGSVGTGSTSGSTAPTGFIASGQGFFIEAITAGSVTFNNSLRSSAYDNTNFYRSSDDAEEFSTESTQVERDRIWLNLTNADGAFSQILIGFLENATLQKDRLYDGIRLNGFNYLRLYSKDATHTYGIQGRPTFADTDIVPVGYDSAVLGDITISIDQMEGILNTADVDVFLKDLDLNITHNLKVSPYTFTTTDGTFPNRFQLQFINNILSVDEEVLAEDALAVYLNNTKEIEIKQRTGTEINSVKVYSMLGQLVGMTSNMNQKISLRAQASGVYLVVIDTEKGSLTKKITR, from the coding sequence AGATTTAATGCAACTTCTTGGGCTACTTCAAATATAGCCAATGCCGTTTCAGGAAACGATTATATGGAATTTACAATTACGCCAAACAGTGGATTTGAATTTGATGTAACAACGATGGTTTTTAATGTACAACGATCAAATACAGGATTAAGAGGCATTGCTGTTAGAAGTTCGCTAGACAGTTACGCTGCTAATATTGATACAGAAATGGCAATTGCCGACAACTCAAGCACACAAGTAATCACATTTTCAATAAGTCAAACAGGAAATACAGCAGCCGTAACCTACAGAATATATGGATGGGCTGAAGCTACAACAGGTTCTGGAGGATTTGAAGGTTCTGGCAATGACATTATCGTAAACGGAACAGTCTCATTATCGTGTACAGACGCTATGGATTTTGCCAATGTGCAATTTCCAACAACAGCACAAACCATCACAGTCGGTGATAATTTTACAGTTTTTGCACAAACCTTTGAGTCAGGAGTTACCGAAGCCGCTGGCGCAGGTACTGGCGTAGAAGCTTGGATAGGATATAACACCACAAACAATGATCCAAGTGTTGGCGCTGGTTGGACATGGATTGCAGCAACATTCAATGTGCAAGTTGGAAATAATGATAAATTTAGTGCCGAAATCGGTTCCGCATTGCCTACAGGAACGTACTTTTATGCGAGTCGCTTTCGACTCAATAGCTGTAATTTCACCTATGGCGGTTCTGGCGGTGTTTGGAGTAATGATTCGGTACAATTAACGGTTGATCCAGATACAGCTGATTTCTGTAATGTAGATTTTCCAAAAACAGGAACCATTACACAAGGCGATAATTTTAGTGTATTTGCACAAGTATATGAACCTGGAATTACAGATGCTGTAGGGCAAGGTGCCAATGTAGAAGCGTGGATTGGTTACAACACAACGGACAATGATCCTAGAGTAGATGCAGGTTGGACATGGATTGCAGCAACGTATGATTCTGATAGTGGCAATAACGATCAATATACCGCGGAAATCGGTTCAGCATTAACGGTAGGAACCTATTACTACGCGTCACGATTTAGAATCAATAGTAGCGATTTTACCTATGGTGGAATTTTAGCAGATAATATGGGGAACTTTTGGGATCCTGTGACGTACAATTCGGGAATTTTAACCATAAATCCGCCACCAACTGCCGATGTTGTGATCACGGAAATTATGTACAATACCTCAGGGACAGACGACGAATGGATAGAGATTTGTAATGTTTCGGGAAGTTCACAAGACATAAGTTCATACATCGTTGATGTTGGCGGAACTACAGAACATACGGTAGATGTAAGTACGATTCTCGCTGATGGCGATTGTATCACAATTTCATTAGGAAGTAATGGTGACGGAACGTACAACCCAGGATGTAACTTTACACCAGATCAAGGTGAAGATGCCAGTACAAATAGCACAAATAATTTAGTAAATTCATCTGATACAATTACGTTATTTGCAGCAGATGGAACTACTGTTGCTGATGTAGTTACCTATTCAACTGCCGATGGCGCAAACGGTAATGATGCTTCTTTGCATGTAATTGATGCGTCTTTAAACAATTCTTCTACAGGAACAAACTGGCAAGAAGTCACTGTTGGAGGTTCACCAGGAACAAATGCGTTACTTTCTCCCTGTGCTACTACACAAGTAGCATTTGTAGCAACAACTTCCACTCTAGCCGAAGATGGTGCTTTTATTGATATCTGTGTTGCTATCACCAATCCGAGTGGTTCTGTAGCAACAACAGTTGAAGTTGCCTTAGATGGTGGAAGTACAGCAACCAATGGAACCGATTATGACGATGGTGCCGGAACACCTGCAGCCATTTCATTTCCCGTAACACTTACCTTTCCTGCTGGTTCATCTGCGAATCAGTGTGTAACGATATTTATTTCAAATGATGATGCTGTGGTAGAACCGAGTGAAACGGTCATTTTAAATTTACAAAATGTTTCTGGAGGAACGACACCTTCTATTGGAACAAATTCAACGCATACGTTAACCATTACTGACAATGATGGTGCAGGTTCTAGCGATATCATGATCACGCAATACTATGAAGGTTCAGGAAATAATAAATGGATTGAAGTAAAAAATGTAAGTGGCGCAGTCATTCCCGCAAACACCTATTATATTGTAGTTTTAAACAATGCAGATGCGGATAATCCTGCGGCAGCTGATCCTTCAAACGCTGGTTCACCTTCGTTTAATAATAACACGATCATATCCACAGATTTGGCTGTTGGAGAAGTAAGACGTTACCGAGAAAATACAGCTATTTTGCCAGCATATGCATCTCCGGGAGAAACTGGATATGATGGAAATCCTACGTTTGATTTTCCATCAACAGCAAGTCTATTTAGTGGAGATGATTTGGTGATAATTACCACAAGTCTCGATAGCAATACATGGGCAAATAGAGTAGATGTTATTGGTGATGGAACAACTTGGGGTGATCGTAGATGCTTTGTGCGAAACTCTTGTGTAGCAACAGGTCCGTCAACTACGTTTGATATTAATGATTGGGTTGAATTTACAGATACAGAAGTTGAAAATCCTGTTTCTGGAACCAACCCATATTTAGGAGAACATGAAGAAAGTGCTACTACATGGAATGGTTCTTCGTGGAGTAACGGATTGCCTGATCGTTCAAGAATAGTGTCTTTGTCGGGAAATTACAATGCTTCTACGGATGGAGATTTAGTAGCATGCTCGTTATCTGCAGATAGTGGTATCACAGTGACTGTTCCTAGTGGAACATTTATTGATATTCAAAACGATTTAACAGTAAGTGTTGGCGGAACGTTCAATGTTGAACACCAAGGTTCGTTGATTATGGTAGACGATGCAGGAACAGTTTCTGGAACTGTAAATGTAGAAAAAACGACAACTTCCTTTGAGCAATACGATTATACCTATTGGTCTTCTCCTGTAACAAGTACCACTTTTGGAACAGCTTTGAGTAGTTGGCGTTTAGATCGAGCTTATAGATATATAGCTGCTAATTTTGAAGATTTAGATGCTGATGAACTTGATGATAATGACGATATTTGGTCAAATATGCTTTCAGCAGATACAATGTCTCCAGGTGTCGGTTATGCAGTTATGGGACCAACTACAGGAACGTTTCCAAGAACAGAAACCGTAACTTTTAGCGGAACGGTTAACAATGGTGTTATTACGTCGCCTATTAGTTTAAGTGCAGATGCAACCGATGCTGATGACGATTGGAATTTTGTGGGAAATCCGTATCCATCAGCGATAAGTGCGGATGATTTTGTGGCGCTCAATACAAACATTACTGGAACTTTGTACTTTTGGACACATGTAGATGACGCTTCCATGTCAAATCCTGGTCCAGATGTATTCAATTACAGTACGGACGATTATGCAATGTATAACGCAACAGGAAGTGTGGGAACAGGTTCTACAAGTGGAAGTACGGCACCAACAGGTTTTATAGCTTCGGGACAAGGATTCTTTATAGAAGCCATTACGGCAGGTTCGGTCACGTTTAACAACAGTTTGCGAAGTAGTGCGTATGACAATACAAATTTTTACAGATCGAGTGATGATGCTGAGGAATTTTCCACAGAATCTACCCAAGTAGAACGCGATCGAATTTGGTTAAATCTTACCAATGCAGATGGTGCATTTAGTCAAATATTAATCGGATTTTTAGAAAATGCGACGTTGCAAAAAGATCGTTTGTATGATGGAATTCGATTGAATGGTTTCAACTATTTACGACTCTACTCAAAAGACGCAACACATACGTACGGAATTCAAGGACGACCAACATTTGCGGATACTGATATTGTTCCTGTAGGATATGATTCAGCGGTTTTGGGAGACATTACGATTAGTATCGATCAAATGGAAGGAATTTTAAATACAGCCGATGTAGATGTGTTTTTGAAAGATTTAGACTTAAACATCACACACAATTTAAAAGTTTCTCCGTATACATTTACGACTACGGATGGAACGTTTCCAAATAGATTTCAACTACAATTTATCAACAATATTTTGAGTGTGGATGAAGAAGTGCTTGCCGAAGATGCATTAGCTGTTTATTTAAACAATACTAAAGAGATCGAAATCAAACAACGTACAGGCACGGAAATCAATAGCGTAAAAGTATATTCAATGCTAGGACAATTGGTGGGAATGACTTCAAACATGAATCAGAAGATTTCTTTACGAGCACAAGCTTCTGGCGTATATTTGGTGGTAATTGATACTGAAAAAGGTTCGTTGACGAAGAAAATTACGCGGTAA